From Draconibacterium halophilum, one genomic window encodes:
- the rfbD gene encoding dTDP-4-dehydrorhamnose reductase: protein MKILITGAYGQLGNELNVLSENYPEWEFVFTDVDSLDITDEEQVKNYFDDNGFDLVINCAAYTAVDKAESDFENAQKVNALAPKFLARYSKANGAKFIHVSTDYVFAGDGHFPYEETDAVAPNGAYGRTKLEGEQNCRAENPETVIVRTAWLYSAFGNNFVKTMLRLGKEKEELGVVFDQVGSPTYAADLAQAILKIAESENFVPGIYHYSNEGVTSWYDFALAIFEISGVDCKAIPVLSENFPSPVKRPAYSVLNKAKIKETYKLEVPYWRDSLKICLKKLIK from the coding sequence ATGAAAATATTAATAACAGGAGCTTACGGACAACTTGGTAATGAATTAAACGTATTAAGTGAAAATTATCCTGAATGGGAATTTGTTTTTACCGATGTTGATTCGTTGGATATTACAGATGAAGAGCAGGTGAAAAACTATTTTGATGATAATGGTTTTGATCTGGTAATTAATTGTGCAGCATACACCGCTGTTGACAAGGCGGAGTCGGATTTTGAAAATGCACAAAAAGTAAATGCACTGGCGCCCAAATTTCTGGCAAGATATTCGAAAGCCAACGGTGCAAAGTTTATTCATGTATCAACCGATTATGTTTTTGCCGGAGATGGGCATTTTCCTTATGAAGAGACAGATGCGGTTGCCCCGAATGGAGCATACGGAAGAACAAAGTTGGAAGGCGAACAAAACTGTCGGGCTGAAAATCCTGAAACAGTTATAGTCAGAACAGCTTGGTTGTATTCCGCATTTGGGAATAACTTTGTAAAAACCATGCTTCGTCTTGGTAAAGAAAAAGAGGAGCTGGGCGTAGTTTTCGATCAGGTGGGATCGCCAACATACGCAGCCGATTTGGCACAGGCCATTTTAAAAATAGCCGAAAGCGAAAATTTTGTACCGGGTATTTATCATTACTCCAACGAGGGAGTGACCAGTTGGTACGATTTTGCTTTGGCAATTTTCGAAATTTCGGGTGTGGATTGTAAGGCAATACCAGTACTCTCGGAGAATTTTCCAAGCCCTGTGAAACGTCCGGCCTACAGTGTGTTGAATAAAGCTAAAATTAAAGAAACTTATAAGTTGGAAGTGCCTTATTGGCGCGATAGTCTGAAAATTTGTTTAAAGAAACTGATAAAATAA
- a CDS encoding phospho-sugar mutase, whose product MENQELMEVRAKAQEWLSDTYDEETRAQVQALLDAEDPTELIDSFYRSLEFGTGGLRGIMGVGTNRMNIYTVGAATQGLSNYLKTNFADLDEIKVAIGHDCRNNSRLFSETSAKIFAANGIKAYLFDDLRPTPELSYAIRELGCQSGIILTASHNPKEYNGYKAYWEDGSQIVGPHDVNIVNEVAKIKPEDIKFDGPDELIEILGEEMDNKFLAEVKKVSISPDVVERHKDIKIIYTPIHGTGVKLIPAALREFGFTNIFNIPEQDVVSGDFPTVVSPNPEEPAAMEMAMKKAAEIDADVVMASDPDADRIGVVVKDDKGEYIIINGNQTALLFFYYIIVKMKEAGMLKGNEFVVKTIVSTEMIAEVARRNNIEYFDVYTGFKFIAEVIRDNEGVKKYIGGGEESFGFMPSDFVRDKDAVSACALMAEITAWAIDQGKTLYELLQDIYLEYGFSREKMKYVVRKGKSGAEEIQQIMTKFRNDPPTELGGSPMEWIKDYSTLVAKNLITVKEKKIDQKITSNVLQFFTQDGTKISVRPSGTEPKIKFYFEVTGELKSREDFDAEEQKADAKIDAIMEELGL is encoded by the coding sequence ATGGAAAATCAAGAATTAATGGAAGTAAGAGCGAAAGCACAGGAGTGGCTTTCGGATACTTATGATGAAGAAACAAGAGCTCAGGTTCAGGCATTGCTTGATGCCGAAGATCCCACAGAGCTGATTGATTCTTTTTACCGCAGTCTGGAGTTCGGAACCGGCGGTCTTCGCGGCATTATGGGCGTTGGCACCAACCGCATGAATATATACACTGTTGGTGCTGCAACACAAGGGTTAAGTAATTATTTGAAGACGAATTTTGCTGATCTTGATGAGATAAAAGTAGCTATTGGTCACGATTGTCGGAACAACAGTCGTCTGTTCTCTGAAACCAGTGCAAAGATTTTTGCTGCCAATGGAATTAAAGCGTACCTGTTTGATGATCTGAGACCGACTCCGGAATTATCATACGCCATTCGTGAGTTGGGGTGCCAGAGTGGTATCATTCTTACGGCATCGCACAACCCAAAAGAGTACAACGGTTATAAAGCATATTGGGAAGATGGTTCGCAAATTGTTGGCCCACACGATGTAAACATTGTTAATGAGGTTGCAAAAATAAAACCTGAAGATATTAAGTTCGATGGCCCGGATGAGTTGATTGAAATTCTGGGCGAGGAGATGGACAATAAATTTCTTGCTGAAGTAAAAAAGGTTTCCATTTCTCCTGATGTGGTTGAACGCCACAAAGACATTAAAATTATTTACACACCAATTCACGGAACAGGAGTGAAATTAATTCCTGCTGCCTTACGCGAATTTGGCTTTACCAATATTTTCAATATTCCGGAGCAGGATGTGGTGAGTGGAGATTTTCCAACAGTAGTTTCACCTAACCCGGAAGAACCTGCAGCTATGGAAATGGCCATGAAAAAAGCCGCAGAAATTGATGCTGATGTTGTAATGGCTTCCGACCCGGATGCAGACCGGATTGGTGTTGTGGTGAAAGACGATAAAGGAGAATACATTATTATAAACGGTAATCAAACAGCATTGCTTTTTTTCTACTACATTATTGTAAAAATGAAAGAAGCAGGCATGCTGAAAGGAAATGAGTTTGTGGTGAAAACAATTGTTTCTACCGAGATGATTGCCGAAGTTGCCCGCCGAAACAATATCGAATATTTTGATGTTTACACTGGATTTAAATTCATCGCCGAGGTAATTCGCGATAACGAAGGCGTGAAAAAATACATCGGTGGCGGCGAAGAAAGTTTTGGTTTTATGCCATCTGATTTTGTTCGTGATAAAGACGCTGTTTCGGCATGTGCTTTAATGGCAGAAATTACTGCCTGGGCAATCGATCAGGGAAAAACATTGTACGAATTATTGCAGGATATCTACCTTGAATATGGTTTTTCGCGCGAGAAAATGAAATACGTGGTTCGTAAAGGGAAATCGGGTGCCGAAGAAATTCAACAGATTATGACGAAATTCCGCAACGATCCTCCAACAGAATTGGGGGGCTCGCCAATGGAATGGATAAAAGATTATTCAACATTAGTTGCAAAAAATCTGATTACCGTCAAGGAAAAGAAAATCGATCAGAAAATTACTTCAAACGTACTGCAGTTTTTTACACAGGATGGAACAAAGATTTCGGTTCGCCCATCAGGTACAGAGCCTAAAATTAAGTTTTATTTTGAGGTAACCGGCGAATTGAAATCGCGCGAAGATTTTGATGCAGAAGAGCAAAAAGCCGATGCCAAGATTGATGCCATAATGGAAGAACTTGGATTGTAA
- a CDS encoding 3-keto-disaccharide hydrolase: MKFKILTVALLFAAVCAVAQEEMPEMVPEMTEIWDPEVPTITPGETPADAPSDAIVLFDGVDIDREWTNGEGGPVGWKVADGSVTVERGTGIIQTKRVFDDFQLHIEWRSPAEVVGESQGRGNSGVFLQKRYEVQVLDNYNNRTYRNGQAGSLYKQHAPLVNACKGPGEWQVYDIIYTAPRFNDDGTYFTPPTVTVLHNGVLVQNNSKLRGPTEYIGIPEYSVEKHGADVIQLQDHGNPVSYRNIWIREL, encoded by the coding sequence ATGAAATTTAAAATTTTAACTGTCGCGCTGCTGTTTGCAGCTGTTTGTGCGGTAGCTCAGGAGGAGATGCCGGAAATGGTGCCGGAAATGACGGAAATATGGGATCCGGAAGTACCAACAATTACACCGGGAGAAACGCCCGCTGATGCTCCATCGGATGCAATTGTATTGTTTGATGGCGTTGATATCGATCGCGAATGGACTAACGGTGAAGGCGGCCCTGTTGGCTGGAAAGTAGCTGATGGTTCTGTCACGGTGGAAAGAGGGACCGGAATCATCCAGACAAAGCGTGTGTTTGACGATTTTCAATTGCACATTGAGTGGAGATCGCCTGCTGAGGTAGTTGGTGAAAGCCAGGGACGAGGTAACAGCGGCGTATTTCTACAGAAACGCTACGAAGTACAAGTATTGGATAATTACAATAACCGTACTTACCGTAACGGACAAGCCGGAAGTTTGTACAAACAACATGCACCGCTTGTAAATGCCTGCAAAGGCCCGGGCGAGTGGCAAGTGTACGACATTATTTACACAGCACCACGTTTTAACGACGATGGTACGTATTTTACACCGCCAACTGTAACCGTTCTGCACAATGGTGTTTTGGTTCAAAACAATTCAAAATTGCGCGGACCAACAGAATACATTGGTATTCCTGAGTACAGTGTTGAAAAACATGGTGCCGATGTTATTCAGTTGCAAGACCATGGAAATCCGGTGAGTTACCGTAATATCTGGATTCGCGAATTGTAG
- a CDS encoding YciI family protein — MKRIVFAFCLLTIGFAVSAQDQREFSYTEGDTTYTMKRYVFMLLESGETKSKDSTEAAYYQQMHMAHLNKLAESGKLIVAGPFEGGGNHRGLLIFDVETVDEALKLEGEDPSVKTNRLKMNAFYWWGAKGTVIN; from the coding sequence ATGAAAAGAATTGTTTTTGCATTTTGTCTTTTAACCATTGGCTTTGCAGTTTCGGCACAGGATCAACGCGAATTCTCCTACACCGAAGGCGACACCACCTACACCATGAAACGTTATGTTTTTATGCTGCTTGAGAGTGGAGAAACAAAAAGTAAGGACTCAACTGAAGCAGCCTATTACCAGCAAATGCACATGGCACACTTAAATAAGTTGGCAGAAAGCGGGAAACTTATTGTAGCTGGTCCGTTTGAAGGAGGTGGCAATCACCGGGGACTATTAATCTTTGATGTTGAAACAGTAGACGAAGCTTTGAAACTGGAAGGCGAAGATCCATCTGTAAAAACAAACCGGCTAAAAATGAATGCTTTTTATTGGTGGGGTGCTAAAGGCACGGTTATCAACTAA